The Gemmatimonadaceae bacterium genome contains a region encoding:
- a CDS encoding polyphenol oxidase family protein, translating to MTAPEETASGEAESEAAAPLREDVPELQAIGVRAFTTTRHAGTFGLAGPDPVGEVMSRWIELQDELSSNARRVVIGRQVHGNRVLSHAGGWEGLLRTGEADGHLATEKGIALTVSIADCIPVFIAHESGAVALLHVGWRGTAGRIVDSGLAALARHKIPPDELMVHLGPGICGRCYEVSADVRAELTGQPANRPGNVDLRALLAEQAQEAGVQKISVSPSCTRCDNDLFFSHRAGDTGRQLGVIVASLW from the coding sequence ATGACGGCGCCCGAAGAAACCGCGTCGGGAGAAGCTGAATCGGAAGCAGCGGCGCCTCTGAGAGAGGACGTTCCGGAGCTTCAAGCCATCGGCGTTCGCGCGTTCACGACGACGCGGCACGCCGGCACGTTCGGCCTCGCCGGACCCGACCCGGTTGGAGAAGTAATGTCACGCTGGATCGAGCTTCAGGACGAGCTATCGAGCAACGCGCGGCGCGTCGTGATCGGTCGGCAGGTTCACGGCAACCGGGTGCTCTCCCACGCCGGTGGATGGGAGGGCCTGCTTCGCACCGGCGAAGCCGATGGGCATCTCGCAACGGAGAAGGGAATCGCACTGACTGTTTCGATCGCCGACTGCATTCCGGTTTTTATTGCGCACGAGTCCGGCGCGGTGGCGCTACTCCACGTGGGATGGCGCGGCACCGCGGGACGAATCGTGGACAGCGGGCTGGCCGCGCTGGCGCGCCACAAGATTCCTCCGGATGAGCTGATGGTGCACCTCGGACCGGGTATCTGCGGGCGCTGCTACGAGGTGAGCGCCGACGTGCGAGCGGAGCTTACCGGCCAGCCTGCGAACCGCCCCGGAAATGTGGACCTCCGGGCGTTGCTTGCCGAACAGGCGCAGGAGGCGGGCGTGCAGAAGATCAGCGTCTCGCCATCCTGCACGCGCTGCGACAATGATCTGTTCTTCTCCCACCGCGCCGGTGATACCGGGCGTCAGCTCGGGGTTATCGTCGCTAGTCTCTGGTAG
- the rimP gene encoding ribosome maturation factor RimP translates to MRDALEDIIIHELTPLGLELFELRTGGSKGRPVLDVRVDHQDGRDVTLDDCARASRAIEARLDSMSYAGTRYVLEVSSPGLERPLRNAGDWRRFVGRDAVVTHDAVADGPPAGSREVRIAGVEGDTGAEVIVVESGAGNTLRIPLAAVRKARLAFNWNR, encoded by the coding sequence ATGAGGGACGCGCTAGAAGACATTATCATTCATGAACTTACACCTCTCGGACTGGAGTTATTCGAGCTCCGGACGGGAGGCAGCAAGGGCCGCCCTGTCCTCGACGTTCGCGTCGATCACCAGGACGGCCGGGATGTCACTCTTGACGATTGTGCGCGCGCATCACGCGCGATCGAGGCAAGACTCGATTCGATGTCGTACGCCGGAACGAGATATGTGCTCGAAGTCTCGTCCCCAGGCCTCGAGCGGCCACTCAGAAACGCGGGTGACTGGCGAAGGTTTGTGGGACGCGATGCAGTGGTGACTCACGATGCGGTTGCCGATGGGCCGCCTGCCGGCTCTCGCGAAGTTCGGATCGCCGGCGTCGAAGGTGACACCGGGGCGGAAGTGATTGTGGTGGAAAGTGGTGCTGGTAATACGCTGCGAATACCGCTGGCGGCTGTAAGGAAGGCGCGCCTGGCGTTCAACTGGAATCGGTAA
- the nusA gene encoding transcription termination factor NusA produces MAGSLEILSAIKELTNSKQLDRTELHGLLYDGIHAALAKKHGPNVQAEVDIDEDKGTIRIVRLLTVVDEVTDPAKEVSLEEARFEDAEFQLGDVMETPVDFAEFGRMAVLAAKQRIIQRVREGERSKIRDEFSSRVGDLLSGEVQQIERGKLVIMLNKFREAEAIIPYREQNHREHFHQGDPIRAVLKRVEETPKGPRLMLSRGDPMFVKALFKLEVPEIQQGIVEIRAAAREVGNRTKIAVFSRDDSVDPVGACVGLKGSRVQAVVNELGGERIDIVPWSADPERFAKLALAPARVARVFSDPATKTIQAVVDEDQLSLAIGRNGQNVRLASELTEWKIELYSSREWMERGADTQIFAPLPGEVEVVVNPRLSEIEGLEPATVAVLEEAGYRTLDDIIDLEREDFLRLAGIAPEEADRLMTIIDELTTEDGSDAQPVEAAGGAAESEASEVAVVAGESSVPTPAGEAGDAVSAGDGAAPAAPAAKTSGKGKVKSE; encoded by the coding sequence ATGGCTGGTTCACTGGAGATCTTGTCCGCGATCAAGGAGCTCACGAACTCGAAGCAGCTCGATCGCACCGAGCTGCACGGGCTGCTGTACGACGGAATTCATGCCGCACTCGCGAAAAAGCACGGCCCCAACGTGCAGGCGGAAGTCGACATCGACGAAGACAAGGGAACAATTCGCATCGTCCGGCTGCTGACGGTAGTCGACGAGGTCACCGATCCGGCGAAGGAAGTGTCGCTCGAGGAGGCTCGTTTCGAAGACGCCGAATTTCAGCTCGGGGACGTCATGGAAACGCCCGTCGATTTCGCCGAATTCGGCCGGATGGCTGTCCTTGCCGCAAAGCAGAGAATCATCCAGCGCGTGCGCGAAGGCGAGCGCTCGAAGATCAGAGACGAGTTCTCGAGCAGGGTTGGTGACCTTCTCTCCGGCGAAGTTCAGCAGATCGAGCGAGGAAAGCTCGTCATCATGCTCAACAAGTTCCGCGAGGCTGAGGCGATCATCCCTTACCGCGAGCAGAATCATCGCGAGCATTTCCATCAGGGCGATCCGATCCGCGCTGTTCTGAAGCGCGTCGAAGAGACTCCAAAGGGTCCGCGGCTGATGCTCAGCCGCGGCGATCCGATGTTCGTCAAGGCGCTGTTCAAGCTGGAGGTCCCGGAGATTCAGCAGGGCATCGTCGAGATTCGCGCCGCAGCACGCGAGGTCGGCAACCGCACCAAGATCGCCGTCTTCTCCCGCGACGACTCGGTCGATCCCGTTGGCGCTTGCGTCGGGCTCAAGGGGTCGCGAGTGCAGGCAGTGGTCAACGAGCTCGGAGGGGAGCGCATCGACATCGTACCGTGGTCCGCCGATCCCGAGCGGTTTGCGAAGCTCGCTCTTGCTCCCGCCCGTGTTGCTCGTGTCTTCAGCGACCCGGCGACAAAGACGATTCAGGCCGTAGTGGACGAGGATCAGCTCTCGCTGGCGATCGGCCGTAATGGACAGAACGTCAGGCTCGCGTCGGAGCTCACCGAGTGGAAGATCGAGCTGTACTCGAGTCGCGAGTGGATGGAGCGTGGAGCGGACACTCAGATCTTCGCCCCGCTGCCTGGAGAGGTCGAGGTCGTCGTCAATCCCCGGCTGTCGGAGATCGAGGGTCTGGAGCCGGCGACAGTCGCGGTTCTCGAGGAAGCCGGATACCGAACGCTGGACGATATCATCGACCTCGAGCGCGAAGATTTTCTCCGCCTTGCTGGAATCGCGCCCGAGGAGGCCGATCGGCTGATGACCATCATCGACGAGCTGACGACGGAAGATGGCAGCGACGCGCAGCCGGTCGAAGCGGCAGGTGGGGCTGCTGAGAGCGAGGCTTCGGAGGTGGCGGTTGTCGCAGGCGAGTCATCCGTCCCGACACCGGCCGGAGAAGCCGGCGATGCCGTGTCGGCAGGTGACGGAGCGGCTCCAGCCGCTCCTGCCGCGAAGACTTCGGGCAAGGGCAAAGTAAAGAGCGAGTGA
- a CDS encoding ribosomal L7Ae/L30e/S12e/Gadd45 family protein, with amino-acid sequence MDAAARRKVLGLVGLGIRARRAVVGVQQVRDAARRGRLKLALVASDASRNSMDKVVPLLTARDVTIVQGFRSEELAACCGRESVSVLGVLDAGLARGIREAAPESLMSSAGGSDKPPVVRNQGGRV; translated from the coding sequence ATGGATGCCGCGGCGCGTCGAAAAGTGCTTGGACTTGTCGGGCTCGGCATTCGTGCGCGGCGTGCCGTGGTAGGCGTGCAGCAGGTGCGCGATGCGGCGCGGCGAGGCAGGCTGAAGCTGGCGCTTGTTGCGAGCGACGCTTCGAGGAATAGTATGGATAAGGTTGTACCGCTCCTCACCGCGAGGGACGTTACAATCGTGCAGGGGTTCAGGTCGGAAGAGCTCGCCGCGTGCTGTGGACGCGAATCGGTCTCGGTGCTTGGTGTGCTCGATGCAGGATTGGCGCGCGGGATTCGTGAAGCCGCGCCCGAGTCGTTGATGAGTAGTGCCGGCGGCAGCGACAAGCCACCGGTCGTGAGGAATCAAGGAGGCAGGGTTTGA